The Anastrepha ludens isolate Willacy chromosome 2, idAnaLude1.1, whole genome shotgun sequence genome contains a region encoding:
- the LOC128866865 gene encoding intraflagellar transport protein 88 homolog, producing the protein MCAMNVNSLPEETSADQISNAPVPLTSAARPPTSLLFSRGNLVSSRTGSDRSTTARPSTAVRGVGYVANSAGSGGQRFDQLFLEKTKQQTLSSTSGAVDAKKEVNPQIKFKNLETKIVKLLEHSIQLSAKTFTSTPKIRSSNETSPKDVKSILTEALNKSKEAFSLDRTLHQFRAQYGENIYHNFDLTYSVFFNLAEQYERNDMHIEALNTYSIMTKNKMFPHVNQLKLNMGNIYYKMGLYTKAIKMYRMALDSVPTNLKQLRLKITHNIGIIFVRMGQYVDAASSFEFIMAERAEIRSGIHLILCYYAMGDVEKIKSTFRNMCDIQSIETENDLEMESNIIKIQQHAAVAGLGADPDEQQRHSANFQQSSNTPHGQAIKGTPSGSVDDNVTTSTAKNVGDAERKRQVTKALKHDELAVYIKQQRNKDKRAITVIVDLISPIIEENYNDGYNWCIETIKASSLAWLANELELNKALVYLRQNDVSQAIETLQAHDKNSEESLTASALINLTFIYINLANFDMATHCVNQLNEFGVLQTNAMALVNASIIDYECKNYAAARTKLERALKIKPNNFEANYNLGLVALQESNVELAEEQFEQLKAQMMVPHSVQHSHVYFQLANLQEKLHSDAIRNTATPAALQSYLQVLGLSAADTDSQLFEKVGSIYEQVQDHQEANQYYNEAYRVNPSDINIASSIGSYYIKLQVTEKAIYYYERAVLANPNDPNLMLRVASCFRNSYMSPKQYFGIFKKIYDHFPDNLTCVRALMQVTKSLGLADLHEKYSAEYARLHKILTERQISQRYQQQRLSSTASSRGSHRLAEPKNGIDGVNSSFNDDHYRQTINSDVAVTQHNDPLGPPAERPRTGMISNSQDHDSDEEEINTDSLLPI; encoded by the exons ATGTGTGCAATGAATGTCAATAGTTTGCCAGAAGAAACTTCTGCTGACCAAATTTCCAATGCACCAGTTCCACTTACTTCTGCTGCACGACCTCCTACATCGTTGCTTTTCTCA CGCGGAAATTTGGTAAGCAGCCGTACGGGAAGCGACAGGTCCACCACCGCACGTCCTTCGACAGCTGTACGCGGCGTAGGTTATGTGGCTAACTCAGCGGGCTCCGGTGGACAACGTTTTGATCAGCTATTTTTAGAAAAGACCAAACAGCAAACTCTCTCATCTACGAGCGGAGCTGTGGATGCAAAGAAGGAAGTCAA tccgcaaattaagtttaaaaatttggaaacaaaaattgtgaAGCTTCTCGAACACTCCATTCAGTTGTCAGCGAAAACCTTCACGAGTACTCCTAAGATCAGATCTAGCAACGAAACATCTCCGAAAGATGTAAAGTCAATTTTAACAGAGGCACTTAATAAGTCCAAGGAAGCTTTTTCACTGGACCGCACATTACATCAATTTCGAGCTCAATATGGAGAAAATATTTACCACAATTTCGATTTAACCTATTCG GTGTTCTTTAACCTCGCTGAGCAATACGAGCGCAATGATATGCACATCGAAGCGCTTAACACATACAGCATCATGACAAAGAATAAAATGTTTCCGCATGTAAATCAACTCAAGTTGAACATGGGAAATATATACTATAAAATGGGCCTATATACGAAGGCCATTAAAATGTACCGCATGGCGCTGGACTCGGTACCAACTAATTTAAAGCAACTTCGTCTTAAAATAACACACAATATTGGAATAATTTTCGTACGTATGGGCCAATATGTCGATGCGGCATCCAGCTTTGAGTTTATCATGGCAGAACGGGCTGAAATTCGCAGTGGCATTCACTTGATTCTGTGTTACTATGCCATGGGCGATGTCGAAAAGATCAAGAGCACGTTTCGCAATATGTGTGACATTCAATCGATTGAAACCGAAAATGATTTAGAAATGGAAagcaatataattaaaattcaacAGCATGCGGCCGTCGCTGGTTTGGGTGCAGACCCAGACGAGCAACAGAGGCATTCAGCGAATTTTCAACAAAGCAGTAATACTCCTCACGGGCAGGCTATTAAAGGAACACCAAGTGGGAGTGTAGATGATAACGTAACcacatcgacagcgaaaaatgTGGGTGATGCAGAAAGGAAACGTCAAGTCACAAAAGCTCTTAAGCATGACGAGCTTGCCGTTTACATAAAACAACAGCGGAATAAGGACAAACGCGCCATCACTGTGATTGTGGACCTAATATCGCCAATCATCGAGGAAAATTACAACGATG GTTACAACTGGTGCATTGAAACCATTAAAGCCTCTAGTTTGGCCTGGTTGGCCAACGAATTGGAATTAAATAAAGCCTTGGTTTACTTGCGGCAGAACGACGTGAGTCAAGCAATAGAGACTTTGCAGGCGCACGACAAAAACTCTGAAGAATCCTTGACCGCCAGTGCTCTTATAAATTTAACATTCATCTACATCAac ctGGCTAATTTTGATATGGCAACTCACTGTGTTAATCAACTGAATGAATTTGGGGTTCTGCAAACAAACGCCATGGCACTTGTTAACGCCAGCATTATCGACTATGAGTGTAAAAATTATGCTGCAGCACGAACAAAGCTAGAGCGCGCCCTTAAAATTAAACCGAATAACTTCGAAGCAAATTACAATCTTGGCCTTGTTGCGTTGCAAGAGAGTAATGTTGAGCTGGCTGAAGAACAATTTGAACAGCTCAAAGCACAAATGATGGTACCACATTCAGTACAACATAGCCATGTCTATTTTCAGTTGGCCAATCTGCAGGAGAAGCTGCACAGCGATGCTATTCGAAATACCGCAACACCAGCCGCACTGCAGTCATATCTTCAAGTTTTAGGCCTGTCAGCAGCAGATACCGATTCTCAACTCTTCGAAAAAGTTGGTTCAATTTACGAGCAAGTGCAGGATCACCAGGAAGCTAATCAGTACTACAACGAGGCTTATCGCGTTAACCCAAGTGATATAAATATTGCAAGCTCTATTGGCTCTTACTATATCAAATTGCAAGTGACAGAAAAAGCGATTTACTACTATGAACGTGCAGTTCTGGCCAACCCTAATGATCCGAATCTCATGCTGCGTGTTGCCAGCTGCTTTCGCAACTCTTACATGTCTCCTAAGcaatattttggtattttcaaaAAGATTTACGACCATTTTCCTGATAATTTGACATGCGTTCGCGCTTTGATGCAAGTCACAAAATCACTCGGGTTGGCAGATTTACATGAAAAGTACTCCGCGGAGTATGCACGCTTGCATAAAATACTGACGGAACGTCAGATCAGTCAACGCTACCAGCAGCAAAGACTTTCTTCAACAGCATCCAGCAGAGGATCGCATCGATTAGCAG AACCGAAGAATGGAATAGATGGCGTGAATTCCAGTTTCAATGATGATCACTATCGACAAACTATAAATTCAGATGTTGCAG TAACGCAGCATAATGACCCATTGGGACCGCCTGCTGAAAGACCGCGAACTGGAATGATTAGTAATTCTCAAGACCACGACTCCGACGAGGAGGAAATTAATACTGACAGTTTATTGCCGATATAA